ACTCCTGAAAATACAACTGCTTTTAAAATTGCTATTACAGGTTTAAAAGGAGGTCATTCAGGAATGGATATTATTAAAGGATTAGGTAATGCCAACAAAATAATGAATCGTTTATTATTTGATGGTTTTACAAACTTTGGTTTACGTGTTTCCGATATAAACGGAGGTAGTTTACGTAATGCTATTCCTCGTGAAAGTTTTTCAACTGTAGTTGTTGATAGTATTTCTAAAGAAGTTTTCTTATTTGAAACTCAACAATTAATAAATACGATTAAAGCTGAATTTTCAAAAATAGAAGTTAATTTATCAATTAAATTAGAAGAAGTTGAAGCTCCTAAACACGTTATGGACTTAGGTGTTCAAGAAGGATTTATCAAATCAATGTACACAGCTTTAAATGGTGTATATCGTATGAGTCCTGATATTGAAGGATTAGTAGAAACATCTAACAATATTGCTCGTGTTACCGCTAAAGAAGGAAAAATAAGAATCGCTTGTTTAACTCGTTCTTCTTCTGAAAGTAATAAATGGGATTTAGCAAACTCAATGCGTTCTGCTTATGAATTAGCAGGTTTTGATGTTGAATTTTCTGGTTCATATCCTGGTTGGTTACCTAACTTAGATTCTGAAATTTTAAAAATAGTTGAAAAATTATATGTAGAATTACATAATGAACAGCCAAATGTAGCAGCTTGTCATGCTGGTTTAGAATGTGGACTTTTAGGACAGAATTATCCTGAAATGGACATGATTTCTTTCGGACCAAACATTAGAGGACCACACTCTCCTGATGAATGTGCACAAATTTCATCAACACAAAAATATTGGAAATTTTTATTAGAAATTTTAAAGAATATTCCTAGTAAAAATTAATTATCAATAAAAAAATAAAAAACCACAACAAGTAAAGTTGTGGTTTTTTTTATAAATTAGCTTGCTATAAATAATTTATTTAAACTGATAATTAAATGAAATACAAATTATTACACTTAATTTTTATTCCTTATTTAATCTTTTCTCAAGAATTACCAGAAAAAGAACATTATACTTATTTTGATGAAATAATAAATTTACAAAATACAGATTTAAGTAACGGAGTATTCCATAAGGAAAAATACAGAACCATAAACGGAA
The Tenacibaculum pacificus DNA segment above includes these coding regions:
- a CDS encoding aminoacyl-histidine dipeptidase; translation: MSSEIRNLEPKAVWNNFADLNAVPRPSKKEERVIQFMVDFGKNLNLETIVDKVGNVIIRKPASSGMENRKAIVMQSHLDMVHQKNSDTVFDFDTEGIKMFVDGDWVRAEGTTLGADNGLGVASIMAVLEANDIPHPAIEALFTIDEETGMTGAMGLEGDILNGEILLNLDTEDDDEISMGCAGGVDVTATRTYTEEVTPENTTAFKIAITGLKGGHSGMDIIKGLGNANKIMNRLLFDGFTNFGLRVSDINGGSLRNAIPRESFSTVVVDSISKEVFLFETQQLINTIKAEFSKIEVNLSIKLEEVEAPKHVMDLGVQEGFIKSMYTALNGVYRMSPDIEGLVETSNNIARVTAKEGKIRIACLTRSSSESNKWDLANSMRSAYELAGFDVEFSGSYPGWLPNLDSEILKIVEKLYVELHNEQPNVAACHAGLECGLLGQNYPEMDMISFGPNIRGPHSPDECAQISSTQKYWKFLLEILKNIPSKN